Proteins encoded by one window of Manihot esculenta cultivar AM560-2 chromosome 10, M.esculenta_v8, whole genome shotgun sequence:
- the LOC110625323 gene encoding receptor-like protein Cf-9 homolog, translated as MGCSLWLSQLLCLLFFLLHFQAASSPFSSSNLSSSHVLCHLHQSHALLHFKNSFSITSSASMDSRLHDVPYPKTETWEEGSDCCLWDGVTCDLQTGYVIGLRLSRSMLFGSFHPNNSLFLLSHLQFLDLSNNDFNSSSISPQFGGFFNLRHLNLNNSGFAGQVPSKITYLSNLVSLDISFNDLTLEATTFNRLAKNLTKLRELILDEVNMSMVEPIWLMNLSSSFSSLYLNDCGLQGEFPRNLLQRQKLRVLDLWGNHDLIVCLPRSNWSSSLDVLFVSYTKITIHLDGDLINNLRSVKMLGLSGCSFVGSNVSWFGNLRQLSRLYLSSNNFSGHIPSAFGNLEHLTHLALSSNNFDGQIPPWLLNHNQLIGLFLSNNKLIGTIPNSFANLATLQHLDLSSNRLVGPIPSQVRRLSSLIVLDLSNNLLNATIPSSLLNLPHLQFLFLNSNLFMGRIRRFQHNSLIHIDLSNNKLEGAIPISICKLKQLQVLHFSNNSFSGSIPHCLGNFSNNLLALHLGMNSFQGSIPTFSKDNSLRYLNLHGNQLGGRIPRSILNCKSLEVLDIGNNEIDDTFPVFLETLPQLQVLVLRSNKLHGFLKAASANYSFSKLRIFDMSNNNLSGPLPLEYFYSFEAMIVSDESFRYMGITGFYRYTYSVDVTWKGSGIELRIQTMFTTIDLSANKFTGNIPWSIGKLVSLKQLNLSHNYLTGNIPPDLGKLINLESLDLSSNTLTGKIPTDLVDLIFLSVFRVSHNQLAGRIPLGKQLDTFDSSSYEGNSGLCGFPLKKACEDGERQPTTLSEEGDSESENGFGWKAVLIGYVCGFIFSVTMAHLMFRTRKPIWVVKMVEAKTKTYRCRGKN; from the coding sequence ATGGGTTGTTCACTATGGCTCAGTCAATTACTCtgcctccttttctttctcttgcATTTTCAAGCTGCTAGTTCTCCATTTTCATCCTCAAATCTCTCGTCTTCACATGTGCTTTGCCATCTTCACCAAAGTCATGCGTTGCTCCATTTCAAAAATTCTTTCTCCATTACCAGTTCTGCCTCAATGGACTCTCGCCTGCATGATGTTCCTTATCCGAAAACAGAGACATGGGAAGAAGGCAGTGATTGCTGCTTATGGGATGGGGTCACGTGTGACTTACAAACAGGTTATGTAATTGGCCTTCGCCTTTCTCGCAGTATGCTTTTTGGTTCCTTTCATCCCAATAACTCTCTTTTCCTCCTCTCTCATCTTCAATTTCTGGATCTCTCCAATAATGATTTCAATTCCTCCAGTATTTCACCTCAGTTCggtggattttttaatttaagacATCTTAATCTGAATAACTCTGGTTTTGCAGGCCAAGTTCCTTCAAAAATCACTTATTTATCTAACTTGGTTTCACTTGATATCTCTTTCAATGATTTGACACTAGAAGCCACCACTTTCAATAGATTAGCTAAAAACCTCACCAAGCTAAGAGAACTCATTTTAGATGAGGTAAACATGTCCATGGTCGAACCTATTTGGTTGATGAATTTGTCGTCTTCTTTTTCATCTCTCTATCTCAATGATTGTGGATTGCAAGGGGAATTTCCACGCAATTTGCTTCAACGGCAAAAACTTCGGGTGCTCGATTTATGGGGAAATCATGACCTCATTGTTTGTTTGCCAAGGTCTAATTGGAGTAGTTCCCTTGACGTTTTGTTTGTTTCTTATACAAAAATTACAATACATTTAGATGGTGATCTTATTAATAATCTAAGGTCTGTGAAAATGTTGGGTCTTAGTGGTTGCAGTTTTGTTGGTTCAAATGTATCATGGTTTGGTAATTTGAGGCAACTCAGTAGGTTATATCTTTCATCAAATAATTTTAGTGGCCATATTCCATCCGCATTTGGGAACCTTGAGCATCTCACTCATTTGGCACTCTCATCTAATAATTTTGATGGTCAAATTCCCCCATGGTTATTGAACCATAACCAACTCATTGGTTTATTTCTTTCCAATAATAAACTCATTGGTACAATTCCCAATTCTTTTGCAAACTTGGCAACACTTCAACATTTAGATTTATCAAGCAATCGACTGGTGGGACCCATTCCTTCTCAAGTTCGTAGACTTTCAAGTCTAATTGTATTGGATTTATCTAATAACTTGCTCAATGCAACAATACCATCCTCCTTGCTTAACCTACCTCATTTGCAATTTTTATTTCTCAATAGTAACCTGTTCATGGGTCGTATTCGTCGGTTCCAACATAATTCCTTGATTCATATTGATTTGAGCAATAATAAGTTGGAAGGGGCAATTCCAATTTCAATTTGCAAGCTAAAGCAACTCCAAGTTCTTCACTTTTCCAACAATAGCTTTAGCGGTTCCATTCCACATTGCTTGGGAAATTTTAGCAACAATCTGTTGGCGTTGCATCTGGGCATGAACAGTTTCCAAGGAAGCATCCCCACATTTTCGAAGGACAATAGCTTGAGGTATTTGAACTTACATGGCAATCAATTAGGAGGGCGAATTCCACGGTCTATCCTCAATTGCAAAAGCTTGGAAGTTTTGGACATTGGCAACAATGAGATAGATGATACTTTCCCTGTTTTTTTGGAAACTCTTCCACAGCTACAAGTTCTTGTCCTACGATCCAACAAACTTCATGGATTTCTAAAGGCTGCATCGGCTAATTATTCCTTCTCCAAGTTGCGAATTTTTGACATGTCCAATAATAATTTAAGTGGACCTCTGCCACTTGAGTATTTCTATAGTTTTGAAGCCATGATAGTTTCCGATGAAAGCTTTCGATACATGGGTATCACAGGATTCTATAGATACACTTATTCTGTGGATGTGACATGGAAAGGATCGGGGATTGAGTTAAGGATCCAAACTATGTTCACAACAATTGATTTGTCAGCCAACAAATTTACTGGGAATATACCGTGGTCAATTGGGAAGCTTGTATCGCTTAAGCAACTCAATCTTTCTCATAATTACCTCACTGGTAATATTCCACCTGATTTGGGAAAATTGATAAATCTTGAATCATTGGATCTCTCTTCAAATACGCTCACCGGAAAGATTCCAACAGATTTGGTAGACTTGATATTTCTTTCAGTCTTTCGAGTTTCACATAACCAACTCGCAGGACGCATACCTCTTGGCAAACAACTGGATACCTTTGATAGTAGTTCATATGAAGGAAACTCAGGGTTGTGCGGATTTCCACTGAAAAAAGCATGTGAAGATGGGGAAAGGCAGCCAACAACTCTTTCAGAAGAAGGTGATTCAGAGTCTGAAAATGGATTTGGGTGGAAAGCTGTTTTGATAGGGTATGTATGTGGTTTCATATTTAGTGTCACAATGGCACATCTGATGTTCAGAACAAGAAAGCCTATATGGGTTGTGAAGATGGTTGAAGCCAAAACAAAAACCTACAGATGTCGTGGAAAAAATTAA